Part of the Amycolatopsis sp. 195334CR genome is shown below.
CATCGGGAAGCTGACCTCACCTGCTCACAACGCCCTCGCTTTCCGCCAGCCCTCGATCTTCTGCTCGACGGCCGTCACCATGCCGTCGAAGATCGCCTCGCCCACCAACAGCCGCAACGGCGGTTCCTCAGTGCCGACCACCTTCAGCACCGCTGCCGCGACCTCGGCCGGGTCACCTTCCACGAAGTCGCCGTGATCGGCCGCCAGCTCCTCGCGCACGACGTCATACGCGGGATTGGCGACGGCGAGCTTCATGCTCGACCCGCCCCAGTCGGTGGCGTAGCCGCCCGGTTCGACCAACGTGACCTTGATGCCGAACCGGCCGACCTCGTGGGCCAGCGCCTCGCTCATTCCCTCCAACGCGAACTTGCTCGCCGCGTACAGACCGGCGGTGCCGAAGGTGGCCACCCCACCGACACTGGAGATCTGCACGATGTGCCCCGAGCCCTGGGCACGCAGTTGCGGTAGCACGGCCTGGGTCACCCAGAGCGCACCGAAGAAGTTGGTGTCCAGCTGCGCGCGGGCCTCCTTCTCGGTGATCTCCTCGACCGCGCCGAGCAGGCCGTAGCCCGCGTTGTTGACCACGACGTCGAGCCTGCCGAACGCCGCGATCGCCTTGCCCACCACGTCGAAGACCGCCGTCCGGTCGTCGACGTCGAGTGGCAGGACGACGAGGCGTTCCTGGTGCTTCTCGACCAGATCGTCCAGCGAGGACGGCTTCCGCGCCGTGCCGACGACCTTGTCCCCGGCCGCCAGGGCGGCCAGCACGAACTCACGGCCGAAGCCCCGGCCAGCGCCCGTGATGAACCAGACGCGTGGTGAAT
Proteins encoded:
- a CDS encoding SDR family NAD(P)-dependent oxidoreductase, with protein sequence MTRADSPRVWFITGAGRGFGREFVLAALAAGDKVVGTARKPSSLDDLVEKHQERLVVLPLDVDDRTAVFDVVGKAIAAFGRLDVVVNNAGYGLLGAVEEITEKEARAQLDTNFFGALWVTQAVLPQLRAQGSGHIVQISSVGGVATFGTAGLYAASKFALEGMSEALAHEVGRFGIKVTLVEPGGYATDWGGSSMKLAVANPAYDVVREELAADHGDFVEGDPAEVAAAVLKVVGTEEPPLRLLVGEAIFDGMVTAVEQKIEGWRKARAL